A section of the Methanoregula formicica SMSP genome encodes:
- a CDS encoding type 1 glutamine amidotransferase family protein: MQLFTKKSEEGGVDGLGWIDADTIRFNFNQIQKDLKIPHMGWNTVQIQKQIPLLKNIETNSCFYFFQSYHFRL; the protein is encoded by the coding sequence ATGCAACTATTCACAAAAAAAAGTGAAGAAGGTGGGGTTGATGGATTGGGTTGGATTGACGCGGATACAATACGTTTTAATTTTAATCAAATACAAAAAGATCTTAAAATTCCCCATATGGGATGGAATACCGTCCAAATCCAGAAACAAATTCCTCTTCTGAAAAATATTGAAACAAACTCTTGTTTTTATTTTTTTCAGTCATATCATTTCCGATTATAA
- a CDS encoding type 1 glutamine amidotransferase family protein, with protein MITIIDYGLGNIGTVAAKIKKFDTLVKVTSDPNEISDADKLILPGVGSFKTGMDHLKSRNLINILTKKF; from the coding sequence ATGATTACCATTATTGATTATGGCTTAGGGAATATCGGTACTGTTGCCGCCAAGATAAAAAAATTTGATACACTCGTGAAAGTTACATCTGACCCTAACGAAATATCTGATGCGGATAAGTTAATTCTTCCCGGAGTGGGATCCTTTAAAACCGGGATGGACCACCTAAAAAGCAGAAATTTGATTAATATATTGACAAAAAAGTTTTGA